DNA from Candidatus Campbellbacteria bacterium:
TTTGGTGCAACAAAAAAACCTACGCACAGAATGGTGGCAGTCACCAAAGACCCCACAACAATCTTGTGTGCATGGGGCATTACTTTCTTTTTTTGTGGTGCCGTGTTCATGCCTGAATATCAGTTGGTTGTGTTGAAGATTTTTTTTCGTACCGTAAATAAAGTCCCCACCCAAGAAGAAATAGGCCCCCCAGAACACTTATCCATTCTTTCCACATAAGAGGAATGGCAATAACGTGTCCAATGCTCAGAATAATGCCGAGTACAATGAGAACCGTGGTCTGTTTTTTGGTCATACCAGAGAGTATATCCCGCGCTCACCGTCTTACCAAATGTGTAAACGGGAAATCATGGTGAGGTGAGTGTTGGATATACCCTGTTGAGCGGCCAGTTTCTATTTTCTTTATTTTTGGTATGTACCAATATATCGGTACATACCCATATTTTTTGCTACGCATTTCTTTTTTCTAGTGCGATATATCGCACTATTTCATTCGATATATCGAATGAAATGAAAAACAAAAATAGATACGTCCTTATATAGAACACTATTCCCCCGATACAATCACCACCCCAGTAGCAGAGTACACCTGCCTGCCGCAGGCAGGGCTCGCTACGGGGCAGGTAAACTCACTTTTTGCTGGATACAATAACTACAAACTCACCTTTTTGTTTTTCCTTCCGTGTTTCAAAGTGGGCCAATACTTCTTGTGCATTTCCGCGTACAATTTCTTCATAGATTTTGGTAAGTTCACGCGCGATTGAAATAGTTCGTGTTGCATCAAGTGATTCTGCAAGCACGGCGAGTGTCTTCATTATTCTGTGGGGTGATTCATAAAACACTGTTGCACGTTTTGATTCTGCTATTTCTTTAAAAAGAGTTTGCCGTCCTTTCTTGTGAGGTAAAAATCCGAGGAATACAAAGTCAGCAATAGGTACCCCAGCGATGGAGAGCGCAGTTGTTAATGCCGAAGGTCCTGGAATTGCTTCAATACGCACGTCGGGCATTTTTTCTCGAATAACTGAAACTACAAGAGACCCTGGGTCTGAAATTCCCGGAGTTCCCGCATCAGACACCAGTGCAACTTTTTTTCCTTCAGTGAGCGCCCCCATCACTGAACCAATTTTTGCGTGTTCGGTACGTGCATTCAACGAGGATGTGCGTGTGTGAATGTCATACTTATCTAAAAGTCGTTTGGTCACACGTGTATCTTCACAAAAAATAACATCCGCTTCTTTAAGCGTGCGAAGTGCACGAAGAGTTACGTCTTCCAAGTTCCCAATTGGTGTACCGACTATAAAAAGTGTTCCGAGATTTTCTTCCATAGGATATGTATACTATAAAACGAAATGTCCTGCGAGGAAAACTCCCTCACAGGACGAAACTACATTCACGGATGCTTGAGAAGCTGATCATCGAGACCGAGCCCGGCGTTCAGTCTCCGAGTAAATTCACGGATTTTTGCCACGCGCATCCCCTGATTTGGACCTTCCTTCTCAAGAAAGTCCGCGATTCTGTTGAAGATGCGACCGGCCTGTTTTTTTTCATACAACGAACCAGAGACGACAAGCTCGGCGGCAATCTCTTCTACGGCTGCAAGGCCGATGAAGATTGCCGACGGTTTGCTCGGGTAATCCTGTGGCAGGCACTCGAGCGATGTCATTGTGAGAAGGGCTCTCGTGTGCTGACTCGGATTTCTGAGGAGGCCCGCCTGCGCAATTTGAAACGCCGTTTTTTTAAACCTCATCTTCGCAAGAACCGTAGAGACAACGTCGCATTGGTTTGCCGACAAGAACGTATTGAAGCCCCCTGCGAGAAGAGCGCTCATCAAAGCGAGAATCGCCGAAGGTAGTCCTAGTGGCAACCACAGAAAGACAAACCAAAAGGCTTTTTCGAGCCGTACCGAATCTTCTGCAGCGAGATCATCCCAGCCCTTGCGCATCGCCCACACTGTAGTGGCAATGCTGTACATCGTACTTGAAAATGAAACGAGTGCGCTCACGAGACCAAACAGAACGAGCTCCGGAATGAAACGGAGTAGCGCCATGACGAACAACAGAAGCTTCGCCCACCATCCCGAGTACTTCCAGTGAAGATCGCTGTAGAATTCCTTGAGCCTATTCACATGAACCCCCGTATTCCTGCGTAGTTATTATTGAACTTCCTAAAATAAAATACCAGAAATATCTACATAAGTCAACGCTATACCAATAGGCGTTCGCCAACTTTGTAAATGTCTCCTGCGCCCATCGTTATAACAACATCGTTCGGCTCAACACTTCGAGAAAGCGTGTGCGAGAGTGCATCAAGCGTTTCGTATGATTCTACCTGTTTACCATACTGTCGCAACGCATCGCCCAGCATGTGGTGGGATATTGAAGGGTCGTGCGCTTCTCGTGCCGCGTAAATTGGTGCCAAAAGAACCCTGTTGGCATTATGAAAACTTTCTGCAAAATCGTTAAAAAAAGTTTTTGTTCTGCTGTAGAGATGTGGCTGAAACACAACAACAATATTTTTATCAGGAAATCGTTTTTTAAAACCAGCGAGCGTGGTACGAATTTCTTGTGGGTGATGTGCATAGTCATCAAATACTTCTGTTCCCCGTGTGGTACGTCCTTTATATTCACTTCTCCGCCATGTTCCCCGAAAATTCGCGAGCGCGTCGTTGATAGTTTCTTCGGGAACACTGAAAAATTCACCGACAGTGTGTGCAATAGCGGCATTCTTTGTGTTGTGTTCACCAAACACAAAAAGTTCTCGGTCTGGATTGTAATGCGCCATGTAGTTGAGTATAGGAACTGAAATACCAGCGAGTGTTTCTTGTACAACAGAATCATCGGTGTTGCACACAATGGCACCATACGAAGGCACTTTGAGGGCCAACTCTCGAAACGCACTTTGAATATCTTTCAAATCTTTGTAGTAATCCAAATGGTCTTCGTCAATGTTGGTAATCACCAACACACTCGGATGCAAATGTAAAAAAGAACGTTTGTACTCGCACGCCTCAACAAGAAAACGTTTTGTATGCCCCGGAACAAAATTACTACGTCCCCCTTTGAGCAAGGAACCCACGATAACCGTTGGATTGATATCTTTTGCCAACACGTCTGCAATCATTGCAGTTGTTGTTGTCTTTCCATGTGTACCCGATACCGCAACGGTAAAAGCTTCTTTTGAAATTTCTCCAAGTACTTCTGGATATGAAAGCGTGGGGATATGCAAACCTCGCGCACGAATCATTTCTGGATTGTCCCCTGCAATTGCTGGCGAATACACGACCAAATCAGCAAACAATGGAACATGGTGTTCATCGTGCCCTGGTCGCACACGCACACCAATGTTTTCCAGGTCGTGTGTAATGGGCGACAGTACTCTATCCGAACCACTCACGTGTTTACCGTGGTACTTCATCATCCGTGCCATAGCAGAAACACCAATGCCCCCAACGCCGATGAAGTGAATGTGTTTTGTTTTATTAAGATTGAGCGACATGGTTGATATAGCTTGCAATAATTTTTGATTCATCTAAATCTGTTCGTTCAAATCGTTTTCCTTGTTCAATAAAAATATCGTGTAATTCTTTCGGCTCAATCCACTGAATAACGCTCCCCGCCTCAAGATCGTCTTTCGCTCGCAATGATTCGTCAAGGCTTTGCTTCTCTACATGAAAGTAGAGGGTTGTTTTCTCAACCATACTACCACTTGAGGGTCGTGGAAATGTCGATTGAATTGACCCAAGATATCCTCGTATAACACCTGTTGCACCAAATTCTTCACGAAGACCACGCACGAGTGCTCCTTCTATAGTTTCTCCTGGTTCAAGTGTCTCACGCATCAGTAGGTGGATTGCTCCTGTTATTCCACGTGAAGCAAGCATTGTGTCGCTATTAAAAAAATGACAACACACACGTCCCTGCTCATCAGTAAGCACAGCTCCTATGGAGACATGGAATGGAAGTTTGTCGCTCGATTGAAAAAGATGGCCCATACTAGATTTTTTGAATTGCCTTCATAAACTGATCCCCACGGTCATATTCGTTGATAAACGTTCCTTTTGACGAAAATGCGGGGCTCAGTAGTATTGTATCACCGACTCGCGCAGCGCGACGCGCCGTTGTAACCGCCTCCTGCATACTCTCAACTTCTGTTACAGAATCAAAATCCTCATCGTGAATCAGAGGGCGTATGCGCGTCGTTCCTACCCCTTTCAATAAAACAAGTGCACGGCAATGTTGTGGTAATTCATTCATGAGTTCCCCCATAGGAAGTTGTTTGTCCATACCACCCATAATCAAAATAATATTTCTTTCTTTCGGATTTCGAGTTTCGGATTTCGAGCTTAAAGCGCGTAGCGCCGCCATTGTTGCCTCTGGCATTGTTGCCGTCGTGTCGTTGTAGTACTTTACCCCTTCTTTTTCAAACACAAACTGCAAACGCCCCGCCACTCCAGCAAAACTAGCAACAACATCTTCAATTATATTTTCTGGAACACCTAATTCACGAGCCGCGGATGCGGCGAGTGTGATGTTTTCTTCGTTGTGTTTCCCTTGTAGTGACAGTGAGTGGGATGGAAACATTTTCTTCTCGCCGTATTTGAGACGTGGTGCGTGGTGTGGGTGGTGTTTTTCAACCCACGGTGACACACTCGTTCCTATAAAACACATATCCTTTTCTCCTTGAAAACAAAATATATTTGCCTTGTCGTTGAAATAACGATCCATTGCTTTCTCTAGCGCCTCCGGCGCTGTTAAGGTATCCCCACCATAAGCCGAGTCGCCTTTGGCGACACCGAGGTCGGCTTGCTTGATAATGCGCGAGCCACCGCTCGCACTAATCGTATCGCTCCCAGCGTTATCGCTGGTAGCTTTCAAGTAGTAGTCCATATGGTCTGGCATGAATGTCGTAAATACAGACACATGCGGACTCATTTTTGAGTCTCCAAAACTCTGCAGTTGCCACGAATCTAGTTCAAGCACAAATATGTCATCTGGTTGTAGGTCATCTAAATATGACAACGTTGAAACTCCTTGAATATTTCCTCCCATACGCACGCGCTTGTGTGGAAACGCACGAATGAGCATTTCTGCAATCAAATGCGTGGTTGTTGTCTTCCCTTTACTTCCTGTCACGCCAATAAGATAT
Protein-coding regions in this window:
- the rsmI gene encoding 16S rRNA (cytidine(1402)-2'-O)-methyltransferase codes for the protein MEENLGTLFIVGTPIGNLEDVTLRALRTLKEADVIFCEDTRVTKRLLDKYDIHTRTSSLNARTEHAKIGSVMGALTEGKKVALVSDAGTPGISDPGSLVVSVIREKMPDVRIEAIPGPSALTTALSIAGVPIADFVFLGFLPHKKGRQTLFKEIAESKRATVFYESPHRIMKTLAVLAESLDATRTISIARELTKIYEEIVRGNAQEVLAHFETRKEKQKGEFVVIVSSKK
- a CDS encoding UDP-N-acetylmuramate--L-alanine ligase, which codes for MSLNLNKTKHIHFIGVGGIGVSAMARMMKYHGKHVSGSDRVLSPITHDLENIGVRVRPGHDEHHVPLFADLVVYSPAIAGDNPEMIRARGLHIPTLSYPEVLGEISKEAFTVAVSGTHGKTTTTAMIADVLAKDINPTVIVGSLLKGGRSNFVPGHTKRFLVEACEYKRSFLHLHPSVLVITNIDEDHLDYYKDLKDIQSAFRELALKVPSYGAIVCNTDDSVVQETLAGISVPILNYMAHYNPDRELFVFGEHNTKNAAIAHTVGEFFSVPEETINDALANFRGTWRRSEYKGRTTRGTEVFDDYAHHPQEIRTTLAGFKKRFPDKNIVVVFQPHLYSRTKTFFNDFAESFHNANRVLLAPIYAAREAHDPSISHHMLGDALRQYGKQVESYETLDALSHTLSRSVEPNDVVITMGAGDIYKVGERLLV
- a CDS encoding NUDIX hydrolase — its product is MGHLFQSSDKLPFHVSIGAVLTDEQGRVCCHFFNSDTMLASRGITGAIHLLMRETLEPGETIEGALVRGLREEFGATGVIRGYLGSIQSTFPRPSSGSMVEKTTLYFHVEKQSLDESLRAKDDLEAGSVIQWIEPKELHDIFIEQGKRFERTDLDESKIIASYINHVAQS
- a CDS encoding Mur ligase family protein, giving the protein MPDNYFKGKKITLMGLGLLGRGIGDAIFLAQHGAELCVTDMKTVEHLASSVEKLKSFPNVSFTLSEHKLTDFQNRDIVIRAANVPPDSTFLAEAKKYNTPIEQSVSLFVRLLHEYKKGLGKEKEKYLIGVTGSKGKTTTTHLIAEMLIRAFPHKRVRMGGNIQGVSTLSYLDDLQPDDIFVLELDSWQLQSFGDSKMSPHVSVFTTFMPDHMDYYLKATSDNAGSDTISASGGSRIIKQADLGVAKGDSAYGGDTLTAPEALEKAMDRYFNDKANIFCFQGEKDMCFIGTSVSPWVEKHHPHHAPRLKYGEKKMFPSHSLSLQGKHNEENITLAASAARELGVPENIIEDVVASFAGVAGRLQFVFEKEGVKYYNDTTATMPEATMAALRALSSKSETRNPKERNIILIMGGMDKQLPMGELMNELPQHCRALVLLKGVGTTRIRPLIHDEDFDSVTEVESMQEAVTTARRAARVGDTILLSPAFSSKGTFINEYDRGDQFMKAIQKI